Genomic segment of Aliarcobacter trophiarum LMG 25534:
TCCAAAGTTTTATTATATAAATCATAATGAAAAATATCTTCTCCATAAATTACTTGTAAGGAGAAAGTTGGAGAGTTTACAATATCTTTTAAATCCAAGCTCTTTACAAACTCTTTTACAAGTGTAGTTTTCCCACTTGCTAAGTCTCCTCTTAAAATAACAATGCAATCTCTATTTTCCAAAATAGATTTAAGACAAGTAATTAGGGGATCTAACTCTTTCTCTTCTAGTAAGAACTCTCTCATTTAGCAACTAAGCCTTTGTGAAAACTTAATAATCTCTTCTAGCTTTCTCTTTGCATTTCCACCATTTATTGCATCTCTTGCTATTTCTATACCATCTTTAATATCTCTTGCTTTTCCATCTACAAGAAGAGCTACTGCTGCATTTAAAAGAACAATATCTAGTTTTGCACCTTTTTGTTTTCCATTTAATATATCTCTTGTTATTTGTGCATTTATATCTGGTCCAGCACCTACTATATCATCTTTTGAGGCAATTTTAAAACCATAATCAATAGGATTTATAATCAAATCTTTAAGCTTTCCATTCTCCAAAAATGTAGCATATGTTATACTTGAGATTGAAACTTCATCCATCCCATCATCACTTGATAAAACCATAGCCCTTTTACAACCTAACATATCAAGAGCTGTCGCAATCTTATTTATAAAATCTTTAGTATAAACTCCTAAAACTATCTTTTCAACTCCAGCAGGACTACATAGTGGTCCAATTATATTCATAATAGTTCTATGGTCTATTGTTTTTCGTACAGGTGTTATATATTTCATTGCAGGATGATGATTTGCAGCAAACATAAATCCAAAACCAGTCTCTTCCAGCATTTTAGCAGTATCTTCCAAACTTAAATTTAGATTTATTCCAAGTGCTTCTAACATATCAGCACTTCCACTTTTACTTGTAACACTTCTATTTCCATGCTTTGCAACAAAGCAGCCAACACTTGCTAAAAGTATAGAAACCGTACTTGAAATATTAAAACTATAACTTTTATCTCCACCAGTTCCTACAATATCAATAGCTTTTTCTCTTAAACTCTCACTTATTGGAAGTGGTATTACAAAATCTCTCATAGAACTAGCAGCACCTGCTAATTCACTAGCAGTCTCTCCTCTTTCATAAAGAGCTAAAAAATAATCTCTTATTTCATTATGAGATAATTTATCTTCAAAAATCTCATCAAATTTCACTTTTGTCTCTAAAAACATCTAATTTACCCTTTGTACATACTCATCTATTTTTGATTTTGGTGTTGATTTCGTTGTTGGAATTTGAATAATTTTAAACTTCTCACTATTTTCAAGATATTTTATTTCAATAATATCCCCAACTTTTACCTCTTTTGCTTTTTTTACTGCAATATCATTTAGAAAAACAACTTTGTGTTCCAGCATATCTTCAGCAACGGCTCTTCTTTTTGTTATATTTACGGCATTTAAAAATTTATCTATTCTCATAAAAAAGATTATAACAAATTTAAACTAAAATGATTTTTTATACTCTTTCTAGCAACTTATCAAGCCATTTTTGGCTTAAAACTCTTTTTGCAAAACCCAAAATATATGTGGCTTTTGTTACATAATATCTAGGTTTTGGATTATCTACATTTAAAATTTTTAAGACAACATTTGCAACACTACTTGGAGGAAGAGTAAAAACCCCTTTATTATCACTGCTTTCTAGCCTTGCTTGTAACTCTTTTTCATAAGAACTTCTCCAAAAACTATTTTTTATATCTATATGTTTTTTAAAATTTATTAGTGAATTTTCTCTAAACTTTGAAGTAACTGGACCTGTATTTATCGTGCTTATGAAAATATTACTATTTGAAGTTTCAAGTCTTAAAGTATCACAAAGTCCTTCAATAGCATATTTACTTGCATTATATGCTCCCCTAAATCTCAAAGATATAATTCCCAAAACAGAACTATGTTGAATAATCTTTCCATACCCTTGTTCTCTAAAAATCTTCATAGCTTGAATTGTTACTTCATGAAGTCCAAAAAAGTTTGTATCAAATAACTCTTTTAAAACCTCCGTATCTATATCTTCAATGGCTCCAGGAACTGCAAAACCAGCATTATTAAAAACAGAATCTAGTTTATTATCTTGCTTTAATATCTCATTTAAAGCAAATTTTATCTCATCTTTATTTCTAACATCTATTTTAAAAGCTATTAATCCTAATTTTTCTAGCATTATTACATCTTTTTGCTCTCTTGCACTTGCATATACTTTTACATTATTCTCTTTCAAAAAAAGTGCTGTTTCAAGTCCAATTCCACTAGAACATCCAGTTATCAATATATTTCGCAATTTTATTCCTAATAAATTTTTTGCTATTATATCCAAAAATTATTTGAGTAAAAAAATGACAAAAAAAGATAAAGAGTTAAAAGAACTTTTAGATATTGAAGTAAATAGTAGAAATTGTGTTTTAGAGTTAAGTTATGAAAAACCTGACCCTTTGATGGTTGCAAAAAGACAAAATGATGAGTTTGCAATACTTTTATGTGCTTTGTTTGCTTATGGAAATGCAAAATTAATAGTGAAATTTTTGGATAGTTTGAATTTCTTACTTTTAAATGAGAGTGAAATAAAAATCGAAGAGGAGCTTAAAAATCACTATTATAGATTTCAAAATAGTGCTGATGTTATAGCAGTTTTTAAAACTTTTAGAAGATTAAAACAAGAAAATAGTTTGGAAGAGTTATTTTTTGAAGGTTATAAAAATGAAAATAGTGTTTTAGAAGGCATTGATTTTGTGATACAAAAGATAAAACAAAAAGCAAACTACTCTTCTCAAGGATTTGATTTTTTGGTTGGAAATCCACTAAAAAGAGATAAAAATGGAAGAATAAAAGATTCAAATGCACCATATAAAAGATGGAATATGTTTTTAAGATGGATGGTTAGAAAAGATAGTTTGGATTTAGGACTTTGGCAAAAAATAGATAAAAAAGATTTGATTTTACCGCTTGATACTCATACATTTAAAGTTTCACAAAAATTGGGACTTCTTAAAAATAGAACTTACAATCTAAAATCTGCATTAGAGATATCAGAAAAATTAAAAGAGTTTGATATAAAA
This window contains:
- a CDS encoding TIGR02757 family protein — encoded protein: MTKKDKELKELLDIEVNSRNCVLELSYEKPDPLMVAKRQNDEFAILLCALFAYGNAKLIVKFLDSLNFLLLNESEIKIEEELKNHYYRFQNSADVIAVFKTFRRLKQENSLEELFFEGYKNENSVLEGIDFVIQKIKQKANYSSQGFDFLVGNPLKRDKNGRIKDSNAPYKRWNMFLRWMVRKDSLDLGLWQKIDKKDLILPLDTHTFKVSQKLGLLKNRTYNLKSALEISEKLKEFDIKDPIKYDFAIYRLGQEKLI
- the tsaE gene encoding tRNA (adenosine(37)-N6)-threonylcarbamoyltransferase complex ATPase subunit type 1 TsaE, with product MREFLLEEKELDPLITCLKSILENRDCIVILRGDLASGKTTLVKEFVKSLDLKDIVNSPTFSLQVIYGEDIFHYDLYNKTLEEFISLGMLEEFEKSGLHFVEWGDAKLENILNDYGFDVVIINIFKNDDKRLYKIDE
- a CDS encoding SDR family NAD(P)-dependent oxidoreductase; the encoded protein is MRNILITGCSSGIGLETALFLKENNVKVYASAREQKDVIMLEKLGLIAFKIDVRNKDEIKFALNEILKQDNKLDSVFNNAGFAVPGAIEDIDTEVLKELFDTNFFGLHEVTIQAMKIFREQGYGKIIQHSSVLGIISLRFRGAYNASKYAIEGLCDTLRLETSNSNIFISTINTGPVTSKFRENSLINFKKHIDIKNSFWRSSYEKELQARLESSDNKGVFTLPPSSVANVVLKILNVDNPKPRYYVTKATYILGFAKRVLSQKWLDKLLERV
- a CDS encoding S4 domain-containing protein: MRIDKFLNAVNITKRRAVAEDMLEHKVVFLNDIAVKKAKEVKVGDIIEIKYLENSEKFKIIQIPTTKSTPKSKIDEYVQRVN
- the trpD gene encoding anthranilate phosphoribosyltransferase, whose protein sequence is MFLETKVKFDEIFEDKLSHNEIRDYFLALYERGETASELAGAASSMRDFVIPLPISESLREKAIDIVGTGGDKSYSFNISSTVSILLASVGCFVAKHGNRSVTSKSGSADMLEALGINLNLSLEDTAKMLEETGFGFMFAANHHPAMKYITPVRKTIDHRTIMNIIGPLCSPAGVEKIVLGVYTKDFINKIATALDMLGCKRAMVLSSDDGMDEVSISSITYATFLENGKLKDLIINPIDYGFKIASKDDIVGAGPDINAQITRDILNGKQKGAKLDIVLLNAAVALLVDGKARDIKDGIEIARDAINGGNAKRKLEEIIKFSQRLSC